The DNA region gggtgaaaaagattcaaatgtgcaaatgcctgtgaaacagactgagaatctggctgaggcaaaggcgtcagaggaggacaagctgaaagcggtgatgtaccagtccagcctgtgctactactccagcaggtgagcgttcagacactgacaggtttgctttgtgagagatgtctgagctgattctcatggttctgatgttcactagtgaggccatgaggctgcttgggatcccgggacaccacattaggcactgccccactaatgtggtaactgggttttccaagctcacggttgctgtgaacttgagctcttgtcctcatcagtcagattgtttgctcagagtttgactgtcactcctcaattcacagggcagccgctccgcgccgcacaagcgcatccggaagagcacagggattccccgcagcttcctgttggaggtggacgacccagaccgaaagggagtcatgatagacggcagcggccgatacgtcattcccatcatagacgcgtgagtaaactgtacttggcatagccgcatgttctagtgtttgtccaaatctcacatgatgtctgcttgtgtgtgtttgcgctcgatctgttcagtgaggcctatgctgctgagaagagaaagaggccgtccttctcctgccagaccgagcctttgccctcctcgtcctcagcaggtgcggcatcttcggtccgggacgccggagggaaacggtcccgctccccatcttcaccagagacgcgcggcgaccagaagagaccacgtcgctgagagaccttcatccaagagacctggagccgacgtgtaaatattgtacatagtttattaataaaagataataaagattatagccgcatgaactgtgtggactggttaaccttcactccagcagtgcaacacacacacacacacatacaggcatacatggtttatgaggtcaatgtgactttttggtggtttacggggacatacctttgccaacatcctacgaacataaaacttgtgccaaaattttttatttgagctacaaaaggcaaacaacgcttaaaaacagcaattttagtttcacaacacactcaaattaactatgtgacatttcacaggcttatggggacagacaaaatcatggtttacaaggtctgtttacatgttacacacaaacctagccccttcatggtttaaaaggactgattaacacattttacatatcacactattctgctattgcagtaagggtgacaacagaacagactctggctttcctcagctagacacctgctaaacccatctcagttgctaaggttctgcctgtcacttcttaaatgacaaaatactattttgcttataatacacttttgatttaacaattctgtaggcttattgtgttgtatcagttaaacaatctgtttaatgtactgttgaacaataacctgaaaaagacagcattttaacattaaagtatgaagagttaattgtttaagggcctttgctcttattttataggacagtagatattttgaaaggcaacttcagataaaaaaagaacataattggCAAAGAACCTTCAACCATGAACAACCAGAAGCACAACTGTACGAtaacatattcattattttattcttttacttgGCCAGAACACAAATGTTCCCCTCTGTgaactctgtgtggagtttgcatgttctctgtgttggagtgggtttcctccaggtgctccggtttcccccacagtccaaagacaagcggtacaggggattgaatacactaaattgtccgtagtgtgtgtgtatgagtgtgtatggatgttttccagtgatgggttgcagctggaagaacaaccgcaacgtaaaacatattctggataagttggtggttcatttcactgtggaaacccctgataaataaaggggttaagccgaaaagaaaatgaatgaatgaatgattacagcttataaacaaactaatggtattttaaaatttaattaagtcgttcaacagattattctttttcaaatttaaatatttatactagaacacaacatggtagtgcactagaatactgtcaaatacaaaacattgccactcaatgacagaaataaaaaaataaacttttttaattttacttttgaagtccaggaaaacagcaggggaactaaacatgtatatacattttattatgaaatgcatcaactattatcgctctgacaagaacaaaaaatagatggataaaaatagataaaaagatagataaaaagaaaaaaagataaaactagacataaaagtttgattccacaaattgaatgatacatacagaatgatatgaacacaaaacagattaaaaactaaatttcgtaatgtgacagtaatataatgtgttataatgtgactaattaatatcatacacattttcacttttttgtcacagtgacaatatttgaccattttcaaacatgtaaataaaaaacaaaaaacatgtctttttgctactcaacactgttgtaaatgtttagtctgagggactgcatttgtgggttatgtatttttgtgtgatgggtattgcccaggctcatgaagcagacgtggacctggactgtggagcagtaccagactgtggagtagtggcagacatgggttgagaagcagaggcaaactgtagagcaatgtagagactaccctagagtgatgatggactgtgaagcactggcatggaacagaagtgggtttgaaaatggttaaatattgtcactctgtgacaagggaaaaaaatgaaaatgtgtataataataatcagtcttttgaactcattacagccttcacgtctgcttttgtccatggtcttctcatgtaggttgttctgccagtgctagagcctgaaagcaaacaagatgattaactgttagcatcactgacttttaatagatcatatcaactgttcatcaatatcgtttaaaagtctctttcttggaaaaaaggttaatccttaggtgtgcacttacaccatggttatacatcacacaactacatgatttaacagcaacatatgcgagtataactttcagtagctgctttgaatcattgtggactattgaaagtgatatgacctttccatgtaaagacttttcttaattttaaaaaaaggcaatcaataatttcataatattccctattatatttttccactggagaaagtcttccgttttttagtttagctgaataataaaaaggtaaaaactgcaaaggtcaatattatgagcacaaaaaataaaataaaaatatataaaattataaaaattaaaatttattttttgatttttttgtcagccagatatcgcagagccctatttaaaaatggccagatacaaaagagaaagtgataaatggaagacattgacgagaaatgtagcataggaaaaagcatttgtgcatttgcgctacaagcactgcgatagaaagtctgaacgtgtattgagtgctgctggaaacattgcgactccaactaggtctgcttaatccagacaatgtgtcagcatgttagcttttctgtcaaataatttaccaaaaacagTGGAGAGTTAGTAGCCTACGCTGTTTTTTCCTCAACATCTCATTTATATTGTTATCaataggctaatattttttgttcttctttttattattatcattattattattagttactatttatattatcactgatactgaaaagtgttatttaggctatttgtgaagttcttaaaaatgtaacatttaattattatacaggaggggggaaccagtgaatattgtcctcaccacttaaaaaaatgtgtaaataaaaacaaaaaaaaaaaaactaaaaataaaggataaaaggaaaagcatgctcttcatcatttttcataatctgatttgtacatgctgctgtgtgtgtgcacttaggcTAGACGAGCAGagtacacacatctaaagttatcttactgtgagcgttttaatggtcaaataggtgtcaaaatgctgtgttcagtgatcatttataagaagcttaaagcacagtttgtttcatatttttattctattgtacatatttccctttgctcatttacagggaggaaaataactgcatatatacagttgaaatccgaattattagccctcctgaattattagcaaccattttccaccaatttctgtttaatggaaagaagattttttttcaacccatttctaaacataatagttttaataactaattttttataactgatttcattcatctttgttatgatgacagcacatactttactatatatttttcaaagtacaagcattcagattaaagtacaattcaaaggcttaattaggataattgggcaagtcattaatattgaccttaaaataggtttcaaaatatttaaacctgcttttattctagccaaaataaaacaaataagacttcctccagaagaaaaaaaatattatagaaaatactgtaaaaaaatcctgaatttgttaaacatccttttggaaatatttattaaaaaaatataaataaaaaattcacaggagcgctaataattttgacttcagctgaaaaatcgttttgaataatcttgtttgcaattatgacaaaaataatcgtgattatgatttttcccataatagagcagcccttactgtatgtgtaatgtagcctacagtagattatgtgatgtgatcaattaaaaaatacattttcttttttcttagtaataaacatgcttttacactatactgtatgctttagaaaagatacaatagatggtgagaagtatagccccaggctgcaaaaattaaacaaatataagaatgaagttgtttagcctttatagcgccctattaaattgtgttggggtaaaaagaatgtttacatttctttgactatcatggcgatgttattacctcaaatcttaaacgtgcgcacattGCAAGAAATGAAAATCGCGTCACAGCACACACTACAAAATATTAAGGTTATCGAGTCAATGAAACACATCACCTGATAGCAGTATAACTtgctttatcaataattattattatttattataggccaggttacaaatatttgaaaatctgtcactacatgccaaacactcaaaataggttcccttttgcatagctattagtggcagttatgaattaaataaatgggcatatCGGCACGTAAGGTGAGTCGACTATTATttattgtctgtttatttttctctgttcatttctttcacatgcatgcagagtgaacagtctgtgctgtttctgcttgtttaatagagcgcctcctcttatagccggcctatttcggtataaaggacaaaaaattttttttttgtatactgtatgctattctatcccctatattaaacacagcaaatgtataattaaatattagaaacataaatattttaagtttctaaaagcacattttaatgtttaagcattgtttattggccgtcggcgtcgatgatgtgcacctctcaaaaaatgtaactacaagtcgcaacgaCACAGAGCGCAAGGTCGTGATTTGTTTGATGgtcgtgattggtcggcttggcagcgctgacaagtctgggggcgggaccaagagccgtgcgagtggtgcgagcccaatagagcgattgtttacacgtgtggagtcccatgaaggagctctggatagaaagttttgttttgtgtttatctcatagttaaagttgttccacgtccgccggttccagcctcaaaatgagcgagtttgagtcacttgcatgttcaggaagcgtttagaaaaaacaaaacaacagcgaagaaactcaacacagaggaacattaacacctcactgccaactagcgttttgaaagtgttaatgcagaccaacagagacattgcgcagaagtaaaataaacagctacgcggcttgcatgtgccgtgggttacgccgatcataacgcagaagtataaaccaggctctataaactttaatttcataagtgcatacaatataatattaataataataagacaattagcatgtttatcagggtagacgacatgcagtgagtggataattccatatgtgcaatatgtacatttaaatctctccattttgctgtaatggctgtgctgtgtttgactggcaatagcttttagattataacccgcgacccacttattaatatgcagccttttttgattacatggggccagttgcaccagcagtgtgtaagttaaaatgaagcctagttgtgacttaaagggacactaatTTACAATGTACGCACTACTAAATATTTCTGTGTTGCAGCATTTCACTCAGTTTAAACCTAACGCTGTGTTCCAACTAAACATTTACCGCAGCCTCCCCCCATGTATAATGGTAGAAAAGAGATGACGGTGAGATTAGTTTACATCGAGGAGCTTGCGATGATCTCCCTCTATTCACAGCCTTATTTTCTTCCTAAATCTCGCATTTCTTTCGGTTTGTGAAtgaagagtttaattttgtttcaagaaatgttttgtgttaacatacatttctttatgactgggttttttctccctgctattttttctttaacgtgtagaatatttaaaaaatcaagttttatgttttgataactttgtgtaatttgtgtgcattcacagcaaattttcaaagaacagttatatgtagatgcattagttgcagaattctaaatcagtttaacgattgaaacactttttatttgatattaggtGATTTAATGCAACTATGTATGGCTTTACGGAGAGCTTATGACCTtactaactacggtttgccttaagagcatgtggtgcaaccgaagtaaaaacaactttagttataaacatgccagtagttattattattattattattattactactacttctattattattaggcaattttctgaagcaacccctgtaaccaatttagtgcttttgggttgttgttgttttcggttaaagcgcaatgccccattaacacctcagacaggctgcttcattaatagccaaacattttgtttgagatgagggcaggggtatatcttgagtatatttcacaagcaaggttgacacaaaatccccggttatataccttttacctataggccaacttctggtaatgtaggcttatataggctgtttctattcacagcaacttatggactgaactacgtgttaattaaaatttctatattaggctcgtagcaattgatattgggagtcatggaatattgtttgcatttattttgcatattgtttgcaatatcctactttaataataataataataattaatattatattaaaaagttttttctatttctaaataaatagcctactgtaaattaggcctacaaccattaatgatttatatatgaaattagaaatgaaattcttaataatatttgtaaaggaaacaaatataggtcttatatgtgccgttatatatatttcaattaatatggaatataagtgcatgttttcaccaaaactatgatagattttttttttaaatgtgtgattgtgtaaaacaatatactttgcaaataaaataatgttttttttttttctctctctctaaagaaattgttaccacctcgtttagagcatcattatgggcattttacgttataactaatgtgggtcaaacaatagatctgtgacagagaaactacaggttttgggacacactcgtcactacatcgttcttttcccaaacgacacattgtactatgatatttctgccgcgagttacgttgttgtttgggaaacccagccctggtgcagagccagaggaagaagcgtgctgcgcttgtggagcagataagaagcaagagaaacttctagaccaggggagagtttcccaaacaacgacatatatctgaatgaaggggtaatctactgtattttagcctaattattatttctaatgtttacacactgtgaaataggctaatccaatcttaaaaaaacacacacactaaatcattttttgtgaattgtttttattccaagctaaataacattttagaaaatgttgcatatcaagctgttggtatctcctcgcggttgaaattggctgttatgcgaaaaaaaacaaaaacaaatattagctcgcaggctagttgctttttagatttaatttaagcctatattcagctgacagcgcacactcagccgcgatacagagagaaaaagtaaataatagattctttaatgtaaacgactaagaaaaacttcggctatatactcgggagaggacgtaatgagatctagactggctgtaaaatatatacaccaatagtaatagttaatcaacgcattttattaaaaaaaaatctactcattttaatattgcgatttttacattttttagagaatgtctgtttttattaacttttctgtcatttatttcaaatttgtcattattttattaatttgatgatgttaatattttacataggctattttatatacacatctaaaatcattcaaattaaggttgtgacgatgaggaaatttccccaccggttaatcgacatgtgacaacaccggtaataccggtatcataGTGGGGGTCggggtttcctcttttctttctgcttttaaatagcttataaatgcatataatactttcactttcagttttgcgggaattgccaattcggcgtaaattgtttgaatggacgaatgtgatgaatgttagaatgtttttaaaacgaataagaaaataaaatagcaagataagtaattaaattgcacaaagtttaaataagattaaacgaatgaacaagaaacaaatataaaagaaaagctttcaaaattacattacaaaaatgacaggttgacacagtctttaaaaaaaaataaaaaataaaacattgtaaattggcatttattaacagtgaggtttacttgttctttgcgaggaatcctggccaatatgttgaccatctctggcttaagatgggatcttgtggggcttactatgttccccatcgtgctgaacacaccctcagatgagcagcttgttgcacgtaaagatactttttggttacatttgctaacagggggaacatgtttggttgtcttttgttgtcctacctgacttcaatagagtggaggaactatgacgtcaatttgtatgcaaaaacccggaagcgagttagcattttagcacttccggttccctcgtcccaaagtcaatgggttttttgaatggggtttcagtaaaatcgctcaaataaggtccgtggctaacaccaactcaatatactttcacgttttgttctacgacataaaacacatcagttacagcacactcttcaacttttaaatcgattatgcttctttaaaaagacggttgctatcaagttgctaaatgagactacaggCTGCGTCGGgggcattatacgtcatcgagctgatctggtctggagcgcagctcgcttgggcgtttggattagtctgtgatttaagtattttcagaatagtattttatagtttgttgtattattctaattgagaattcagattgtgtgtagataattccttcacatgtaaaggctgtcgagacagattcatttgttgatcattcattttaattaaacgataatatgaagatactgctcagtttctttcctgctctcagtaatgcaaacgtgtgaataaatgtgtaaaaatacatgcatgttaactgtcattttaacgtgatcaagtgatttctcgtctttttttcttcatcaacacatttaactctgtcataactgcaatatttacactcctccataaaacgtatagcagatgtgactgtattgggctgtttttcgctgtacttcgtgacacaaaaggaatattgaatgttattctgtgtccatgatgatgaaacctgcaggcatttgatagacttgttcctcctcacgccgtcgtctgttaaggtaagcgggctgtgtgcacgcgagcgatacacttatttaaatatgtctcataataatactatataggcacatttatacacattttttaaacttttagaacaaccgcaaagcaaaacatgtatttcccacgtaaaaacgatccaaaaggcacaaaggtctatgtgtgtttgcgtatttattagtttataatatatagcgtggattacaatataatatactgagaggttaactctttgtcatggacgttatttctaaaaataagcttgataagtcgtctgtagtagggtggggctgacgtcactgacgagcgccccgagggcgctgtagtccgtttatagccttatgttagctttttaagtcttgcgtttgcatttaagatccaaaagtgctcaatgttatattttcgtgtgacaattatccggctgaacaaaacgtgtaagtgtaatgaacagtgtttgaacacagagcgtattattcgcaatcttcgaaaaccctatgggaaaatcctatagggatttccacgagggaaccagttttatgctagcagccgattagcctacaaagtgacgtcatagttcctagttcctccactctatttcttaatgtattatttagcctattgcattatatattaatagcttagtccttatgaacaatccgtttataaaatagccttattaacgaatttataggctagtgaagaataaaccgaatatgaaatatgatccttgcataatgatcacaactaaacaagctagcactcattttatatataaactttaaataaaaaagaaagaaatgttaagaaattaaacattgtgtaaaaaatctaaagacaggctaaataaaagtaattttatttaacaggctaaaaaaataatcaacatgtaaatgtataaatatttcgataagtattgttatggaatatttataactatatgatcttgctttttttggttatatccatacaagctttgagctctcttacaagcacagttgacaggcgcaggtgtcttatgtcactgtcagtggcggattacacacagcataccctggcaagatgttttatttgttgccgattggcgtgttgttccttttttaaaacaccttttgtttttaaaatccctcaaggtaatgttgtctatcgagttaTATAGTCTCCCTCGGAGATATTGTAGTTCAGTAACATGCTTCGCAGCATATAACCGTgaagcttaaataggctgagcatatttttattaattttaagacacattaatacaaactagccaccgtttgattttttttcgtttacgtatatttttatcaatcgaaaaatgcaatgaatagtttaatttggttttcattttattagaattaatataattaataggctacacaactcctattggctcgaattgcgttttgacagataaggcgtgactttctggctcaaagatatttgtgcctgttaatttcagcgctgtattttgaaagatttcgcaaaggcttcagctgttctacctgtcagctggtaccagcctcagttttgcgacttgacctgtgtggcgtttcgatgtctgaatgatagcgagagagagatgagatcagacctcagattcgatgtgtagccgcacttcacagttactttatagcaatttttaatattggctcacctaaattaacttttcatttattaaaagccgaaatatttccagacagatgaagcaactttcggtttttaaagacagcggcctcagtgataaaagacgcgcgcacacaggttacattcttgtaggcatattcatcttttatttttttacatgaaatgcataaagtgcaaaaaagaagagctgaacttcggaaaaagtgctcacttcagttgccgtgatgattgctttgtttctctgcagttggcttgtcgatggcgcggcattgctacatcattcttgttttaataaaaataagatatttattattaaacactgtgagatgatggtcgcgtgatttttaaaatgagagtatgccttgcatatttattctcacgtgataaatgaaatatgacgcattactatgttcagattttaattataaagcatgctctggccttaagtaaattattacgaattctattttccatttaattaaaataaatatttaataaaaaaataaataaataaaacgaatacttagaaaaaacaaatgtgaggacggtgtcacggtaaaaacgtgatgtcaccggtgttgcgtcttaaaaccggtatcaccgtcaacaccgtctatcgtggcaagcctaatttgcttttttaacttgtgagagaaaagcgaattttacctgtcagtggctgcacattgctcctaaatagcataaagcatttctttcttttgtaacattcttttttttttttttttactttaacccattaaaagaaaaagtgtcataataaatacaattattattaaaaatgcaattaagttttgtctgtcgcatagttaactatgtgatgtgggtaaatggtgtttcaatgctgcaagtcctatatttcaaacctgcgggaagcactgtaattgatcgtttttttttcccaataaggtggtgt from Danio rerio strain Tuebingen ecotype United States chromosome 8, GRCz12tu, whole genome shotgun sequence includes:
- the LOC103911535 gene encoding DWNN domain-containing protein isoform X1, with the protein product MSCVHYRFQSRLTYDSLQFEGLNISAGELKRQIMRSKRLKFCQLKISNAQTDEEYTDDALIPKNTSVIIRRIPAAGLKSSNRRFVGHQAGRWREPSPRADPSLLSLEQLLKTENLAEAKASEEDKLKAVMYQSSLCYYSSSEAMRLLGIPGHHIRHCPTNVGSRSAPHKRIRKSTGIPRSFLLEVDDPDRKGVMIDGSGRYVIPIIDAEAYAAEKRKRPSFSCQTEPLPSSSSAGAASSVRDAGGKRSRSPSSPETRGDQKRPRR